In Methanobrevibacter sp. TMH8, a single genomic region encodes these proteins:
- the cyaB gene encoding class IV adenylate cyclase → MIEVEVKAKITDFNAVKKMLKKINAEKDHIEHQEDSYFNSPIKNFAETDEALRIREVSVNNISKTFITYKGPKIDSQSKTREEVELEVENPKKIAKVFEHLGFKKVAKVIKNRTIYNIDQYIISLDEVEGLEPYMEIETDLEDGSEFEEELNKIFDIFKKLGINDGFERTSYLELLENKDS, encoded by the coding sequence ATGATTGAAGTTGAAGTTAAAGCTAAAATAACTGATTTTAATGCTGTAAAAAAAATGTTGAAGAAAATTAATGCTGAAAAAGACCATATAGAACATCAAGAAGATAGCTATTTCAACAGCCCAATTAAAAATTTTGCAGAAACTGATGAAGCTCTTAGAATAAGAGAAGTTTCAGTGAATAACATATCAAAAACTTTTATAACTTATAAAGGACCTAAAATTGACTCACAAAGTAAGACTCGGGAAGAAGTAGAATTAGAAGTAGAAAATCCAAAAAAAATAGCTAAAGTATTTGAACATTTAGGATTTAAAAAAGTAGCTAAAGTAATTAAAAATAGAACCATTTACAATATTGACCAATACATCATAAGTCTCGATGAAGTAGAAGGATTAGAACCATATATGGAAATAGAAACAGATCTTGAGGATGGAAGTGAATTTGAAGAAGAATTAAACAAAATATTTGATATATTTAAAAAGTTAGGAATTAATGATGGTTTTGAAAGAACATCTTATTTAGAATTGCTAGAAAATAAAGACTCTTAA